Within Sorangiineae bacterium MSr11367, the genomic segment GATCGTTCGGCACCGTGGAGCTGCTCATGCGCTGCAAGGAGAACGGCTCCTTGCCGAAGATCTCCGAGCAGCTGGGGAACTACGTGCGCACGAACAGCGAAGCGCTTTTGGCGGTGCGTTCGCGGCGCAACGACGTCGACTATTCGCGCGGCATCGCCATCACGAGCGGGGCGTACGTCGACGACAACACGCACATCGAGATCGTGCGCTACCCCGCGGGGTCGGACTCGATGACCTTGCTCGCCACGATCCTCACGGGCGGGGAGGGGAGCATCCCGCGCTGGCTGCGCTGGATCGGCAACATCGTGCGCCATCCGATCAAGTTCGTGCAGGTGCACATCCCCTTTGGCTGGGCGAAGCGCACCGCGATTTTGCTGGTGATGCAGCCGGTGGACAACTACCTGCGCTACTCGATGCGGCGCCGCTGGTACTGGCCCTTCTCGCGCAAGTTGGACACGTCGATGGTGGGCGATCGTCCCGTCCCCGTGTACATCCCCATCGCGAACCGCATCGCGCAAATCATGGCCAAGAAGATGAATGGCATCGCGCAGAGCGGTCTGCTCGAGGTTCTCTTCAACAAAGCTTCGACGGCGCACATCCTGGGCGGCTGCCCCATCGGCCTCACCCCCGACGAGGGCGCGGTCGATCCCAAGAGCCACCTGTTTGGCTACGACGACTTCTACGTCGTCGACGGTTCCATCGTCCCTGCCAACCTCGGCGTCAACCCGAGCCTCACCATCACCGCCATGGCCGAGCACGCGATGTCTCACGTACCACCGAAGCCGGGCGCGGCTCAAAAGCCGGTACGTCTTCCCGAAGTGGAAGCTCTCCAAGTGCCCTGAGTCGGCGTTTCGTGTTCATATTGGGCGCGTGCC encodes:
- a CDS encoding GMC family oxidoreductase, whose amino-acid sequence is MTDFDYDYAIIGSGFGGSVSALRLSEKGYRVAVIEMGKRWRPQDFAKTTWDLRRYFWKPSWGLHGIFQMTLLRDVFFLHGAGVGGGSLVYANTLIHPPAAAFQDPRWVGMDWQKTLQPFYALAKRMLGAVESPFIVETDQILKDVADELGRGHTFHRHTVGVYFGEAGVKAPDPFFGGEGPERTGCVRCGGCMVGCRYEAKNTLDKNYLYLAEKRGAEVIPETKVGDIRPLEGGGYELTMDRSIGSRQRRTLRVKGVVVSAGSFGTVELLMRCKENGSLPKISEQLGNYVRTNSEALLAVRSRRNDVDYSRGIAITSGAYVDDNTHIEIVRYPAGSDSMTLLATILTGGEGSIPRWLRWIGNIVRHPIKFVQVHIPFGWAKRTAILLVMQPVDNYLRYSMRRRWYWPFSRKLDTSMVGDRPVPVYIPIANRIAQIMAKKMNGIAQSGLLEVLFNKASTAHILGGCPIGLTPDEGAVDPKSHLFGYDDFYVVDGSIVPANLGVNPSLTITAMAEHAMSHVPPKPGAAQKPVRLPEVEALQVP